In the genome of Rhodamnia argentea isolate NSW1041297 chromosome 3, ASM2092103v1, whole genome shotgun sequence, one region contains:
- the LOC115726931 gene encoding oligopeptide transporter 3-like isoform X1, with the protein MANEDHHHPDAEKQNGAAEPSEERCPVEEVALVVPETDDPSLPVMTFRAWSLGLAACVVLIFLNTFFTYRTQPLVISAILMQIAVLPIGRFMARALPTREYELLGRRFSLNPGPFNIKEHVVITIFANCGVSTGGGDAYSIGAITVMKTYYKQNLSFLCGFLIVLTTQIIGYGWAGLFRKYLVDPVEMWWPSNVAQVALFRALHEKEHKTKGCTRMRFFLIAMAASFAYYALPGYLFMILTFFSWVCWAWPHSMTAQQVGSAYHGLGVGAFTFDWAGISAYHGSPLVTPWSSIVNVGVGFIMFIYIIVPLCYWKYNTFDARKFPIFSNQLFRSNGHKYDTTKVLTPQFELNVPAYDDYGKLYLSPLFALSIGSGFARFTATLTHVALFHGRDIWRQSRAAMTNAKLDIHAKLMRSYKQVPQWWFLILLVGSIVLSLMMSFIWKEDVQLRWWGMLFAFGLAWIVTLPIGVIQATTNQQPGYDIIAQFIIGYVLPGKPIANLLFKIYGRISTVHALSFLSDLKLGQYMKIPPRCMYAAQLVGTVVAALVNLAVAWWMLESIDDICDVQGTHPNSPWTCPKYRVTFDASVIWGLIGPRRLFGPGGLYRNLVWLFLIGAVLPVPIWVLSKIFPEKKWIALINIPVISYGFAGMPPATPTNIASWLITGTIFNYFVFKYHKRWWQKYNYVLSGALDAGTAFMAVLLFFTLQNQDKNLKWWGSELDHCPLASCPTEPGIAVEGCPVFA; encoded by the exons ATGGCAAACGAAGACCACCACCACCCCGACGCCGAGAAGCAGAACGGCGCCGCCGAGCCCTCCGAGGAGCGGTGCCCGGTGGAGGAGGTGGCGCTGGTGGTGCCGGAGACCGACGACCCCTCCCTCCCCGTCATGACCTTCCGCGCCTGGTCCCTCGGCCTGGCCGCCTGCGTCGTCCTCATCTTCCTCAACACCTTCTTCACGTACCGCACGCAGCCCCTGGTCATCTCCGCCATCCTGATGCAGATCGCCGTCCTGCCCATCGGCAGGTTCATGGCCAGGGCTCTGCCGACGCGGGAGTACGAGCTCCTGGGCCGCAGGTTCAGCCTCAACCCCGGGCCGTTCAACATAAAAGAGCACGTGGTCATCACCATTTTCGCCAACTGCGGGGTGAGCACCGGCGGCGGCGATGCCTACTCCATCGGCGCCATAACCGTCATGAAGACTTATTACAAGCAGAACCTGAGCTTCCTCTGCGGCTTCCTCATTGTTCTCACTACCCAG ATAATAGGTTATGGCTGGGCTGGGCTGTTCAGGAAGTACCTGGTAGACCCTGTTGAGATGTGGTGGCCGTCGAATGTTGCTCAGGTTGCTCTgttcag AGCACTTCATGAAAAGGAGCACAAAACAAAAGGGTGTACCCGAATGCGATTCTTTCTCATTGCCATGGCCGCGAGCTTTGCCTACTACGCTCTCCCTGGTTACCTCTTCATGATCTTGACGTTCTTCTCGTGGGTGTGCTGGGCTTGGCCGCACAGCATGACCGCCCAGCAAGTCGGGTCGGCCTACCACGGGCTTGGCGTCGGGGCCTTCACGTTTGATTGGGCGGGCATCTCGGCGTACCATGGCAGCCCACTCGTGACGCCCTGGTCCTCCATAGTGAATGTCGGGGTCGGCTTCATCATGTTCATTTACATAATCGTTCCTCTGTGTTACTGGAAGTACAACACCTTCGACGCTCGGAAGTTCCCCATCTTCTCCAATCAGTTGTTCAGGTCCAACGGGCACAAATACGACACCACCAAGGTATTGACGCCGCAGTTCGAACTCAATGTCCCTGCGTACGACGACTACGGCAAGCTCTATTTGAGCCCTCTGTTTGCTCTCTCGATAGGATCGGGATTTGCAAGATTCACGGCCACGCTCACTCATGTGGCACTCTTtcatggaag AGACATTTGGAGGCAGAGCCGAGCCGCGATGACGAACGCAAAGCTGGACATCCATGCGAAGCTCATGAGAAGTTACAAACAAGTGCCTCAATGGTGGTTCCTCATTTTACTGGTCGGGAGCATCGTCCTGTCTTTGATGATGTCCTTCATTTGGAAAGAAGACGTGCAGCTCCGGTGGTGGGGGATGCTTTTCGCCTTCGGCTTGGCCTGGATCGTCACCCTCCCGATCGGCGTCATACAAGCGACTACCAATCAG CAACCCGGATACGACATTATTGCGCAGTTCATCATAGGATATGTTCTGCCGGGAAAGCCCATCGCAAACTTGCTTTTCAAAATCTACGGGAGGATCAGCACGGTTCACGCTCTCTCCTTCTTGTCTGACCTCAAACTCGGGCAGTACATGAAGATTCCTCCGCGCTGCATGTACGCAGCACAG CTTGTGGGCACGGTGGTCGCCGCTTTAGTCAACCTCGCCGTGGCGTGGTGGATGCTGGAGAGCATAGACGACATCTGCGATGTCCAAGGGACACACCCCAACAGCCCGTGGACCTGCCCAAAGTACCGGGTCACCTTCGACGCGTCCGTCATTTGGGGACTGATAGGCCCGAGACGCCTTTTCGGGCCCGGAGGTTTATACCGGAACCTGGTTTGGTTGTTCCTTATCGGAGCTGTGTTGCCCGTGCCCATCTGGGTGCTGAGCAAGATCTTCCCGGAGAAGAAATGGATTGCGCTGATAAACATACCCGTCATATCCTACGGATTCGCCGGGATGCCTCCCGCCACTCCCACCAACATCGCGAGCTGGCTCATCACGGGGACGATCTTCAACTACTTCGTATTCAAGTACCACAAGCGGTGGTGGCAGAAGTACAACTACGTCCTGTCCGGGGCGCTAGATGCTGGGACGGCGTTCATGGCCGTGCTCCTGTTCTTCACCTTGCAGAACCAGGACAAGAACCTCAAGTGGTGGGGGTCGGAGCTCGACCATTGTCCCCTGGCGTCGTGTCCGACCGAACCGGGCATCGCCGTCGAAGGATGCCCGGTTTTTGCATGA
- the LOC115726931 gene encoding oligopeptide transporter 3-like isoform X2: MANEDHHHPDAEKQNGAAEPSEERCPVEEVALVVPETDDPSLPVMTFRAWSLGLAACVVLIFLNTFFTYRTQPLVISAILMQIAVLPIGRFMARALPTREYELLGRRFSLNPGPFNIKEHVVITIFANCGVSTGGGDAYSIGAITVMKTYYKQNLSFLCGFLIVLTTQIIGYGWAGLFRKYLVDPVEMWWPSNVAQVALFRALHEKEHKTKGCTRMRFFLIAMAASFAYYALPGYLFMILTFFSWVCWAWPHSMTAQQVGSAYHGLGVGAFTFDWAGISAYHGSPLVTPWSSIVNVGVGFIMFIYIIVPLCYWKYNTFDARKFPIFSNQLFRSNGHKYDTTKVLTPQFELNVPAYDDYGKLYLSPLFALSIGSGFARFTATLTHVALFHGRDIWRQSRAAMTNAKLDIHAKLMRSYKQLRWWGMLFAFGLAWIVTLPIGVIQATTNQQPGYDIIAQFIIGYVLPGKPIANLLFKIYGRISTVHALSFLSDLKLGQYMKIPPRCMYAAQLVGTVVAALVNLAVAWWMLESIDDICDVQGTHPNSPWTCPKYRVTFDASVIWGLIGPRRLFGPGGLYRNLVWLFLIGAVLPVPIWVLSKIFPEKKWIALINIPVISYGFAGMPPATPTNIASWLITGTIFNYFVFKYHKRWWQKYNYVLSGALDAGTAFMAVLLFFTLQNQDKNLKWWGSELDHCPLASCPTEPGIAVEGCPVFA, encoded by the exons ATGGCAAACGAAGACCACCACCACCCCGACGCCGAGAAGCAGAACGGCGCCGCCGAGCCCTCCGAGGAGCGGTGCCCGGTGGAGGAGGTGGCGCTGGTGGTGCCGGAGACCGACGACCCCTCCCTCCCCGTCATGACCTTCCGCGCCTGGTCCCTCGGCCTGGCCGCCTGCGTCGTCCTCATCTTCCTCAACACCTTCTTCACGTACCGCACGCAGCCCCTGGTCATCTCCGCCATCCTGATGCAGATCGCCGTCCTGCCCATCGGCAGGTTCATGGCCAGGGCTCTGCCGACGCGGGAGTACGAGCTCCTGGGCCGCAGGTTCAGCCTCAACCCCGGGCCGTTCAACATAAAAGAGCACGTGGTCATCACCATTTTCGCCAACTGCGGGGTGAGCACCGGCGGCGGCGATGCCTACTCCATCGGCGCCATAACCGTCATGAAGACTTATTACAAGCAGAACCTGAGCTTCCTCTGCGGCTTCCTCATTGTTCTCACTACCCAG ATAATAGGTTATGGCTGGGCTGGGCTGTTCAGGAAGTACCTGGTAGACCCTGTTGAGATGTGGTGGCCGTCGAATGTTGCTCAGGTTGCTCTgttcag AGCACTTCATGAAAAGGAGCACAAAACAAAAGGGTGTACCCGAATGCGATTCTTTCTCATTGCCATGGCCGCGAGCTTTGCCTACTACGCTCTCCCTGGTTACCTCTTCATGATCTTGACGTTCTTCTCGTGGGTGTGCTGGGCTTGGCCGCACAGCATGACCGCCCAGCAAGTCGGGTCGGCCTACCACGGGCTTGGCGTCGGGGCCTTCACGTTTGATTGGGCGGGCATCTCGGCGTACCATGGCAGCCCACTCGTGACGCCCTGGTCCTCCATAGTGAATGTCGGGGTCGGCTTCATCATGTTCATTTACATAATCGTTCCTCTGTGTTACTGGAAGTACAACACCTTCGACGCTCGGAAGTTCCCCATCTTCTCCAATCAGTTGTTCAGGTCCAACGGGCACAAATACGACACCACCAAGGTATTGACGCCGCAGTTCGAACTCAATGTCCCTGCGTACGACGACTACGGCAAGCTCTATTTGAGCCCTCTGTTTGCTCTCTCGATAGGATCGGGATTTGCAAGATTCACGGCCACGCTCACTCATGTGGCACTCTTtcatggaag AGACATTTGGAGGCAGAGCCGAGCCGCGATGACGAACGCAAAGCTGGACATCCATGCGAAGCTCATGAGAAGTTACAAACAA CTCCGGTGGTGGGGGATGCTTTTCGCCTTCGGCTTGGCCTGGATCGTCACCCTCCCGATCGGCGTCATACAAGCGACTACCAATCAG CAACCCGGATACGACATTATTGCGCAGTTCATCATAGGATATGTTCTGCCGGGAAAGCCCATCGCAAACTTGCTTTTCAAAATCTACGGGAGGATCAGCACGGTTCACGCTCTCTCCTTCTTGTCTGACCTCAAACTCGGGCAGTACATGAAGATTCCTCCGCGCTGCATGTACGCAGCACAG CTTGTGGGCACGGTGGTCGCCGCTTTAGTCAACCTCGCCGTGGCGTGGTGGATGCTGGAGAGCATAGACGACATCTGCGATGTCCAAGGGACACACCCCAACAGCCCGTGGACCTGCCCAAAGTACCGGGTCACCTTCGACGCGTCCGTCATTTGGGGACTGATAGGCCCGAGACGCCTTTTCGGGCCCGGAGGTTTATACCGGAACCTGGTTTGGTTGTTCCTTATCGGAGCTGTGTTGCCCGTGCCCATCTGGGTGCTGAGCAAGATCTTCCCGGAGAAGAAATGGATTGCGCTGATAAACATACCCGTCATATCCTACGGATTCGCCGGGATGCCTCCCGCCACTCCCACCAACATCGCGAGCTGGCTCATCACGGGGACGATCTTCAACTACTTCGTATTCAAGTACCACAAGCGGTGGTGGCAGAAGTACAACTACGTCCTGTCCGGGGCGCTAGATGCTGGGACGGCGTTCATGGCCGTGCTCCTGTTCTTCACCTTGCAGAACCAGGACAAGAACCTCAAGTGGTGGGGGTCGGAGCTCGACCATTGTCCCCTGGCGTCGTGTCCGACCGAACCGGGCATCGCCGTCGAAGGATGCCCGGTTTTTGCATGA
- the LOC125314280 gene encoding protein FANTASTIC FOUR 2-like yields the protein MGPGCGGWSFLHAVSTTNCREPTKPDQKSLVYVHSLARASSLRLSPRSLKLCTENLGSESGNIVPFDNDNDGDPRGEIKKGEEGTDRPEASVDATNCEPGNASEKAKPRTNVNNSNKKPFTAPMRESTKKKRVERRRGERIK from the coding sequence ATGGGTCCGGGTTGTGGTGGTTGGAGCTTCTTGCACGCCGTCTCGACCACCAACTGCCGAGAACCCACCAAACCCGACCAAAAATCACTCGTTTACGTCCACTCTCTGGCGAGAGCTTCCTCGCTCAGGCTCAGCCCACGGAGCTTGAAGCTCTGCACGGAGAACCTAGGCAGCGAGAGCGGCAACATCGTCCCCTTCGACAACGACAATGATGGCGACCCCCGAGGCGAGATCAAGAAGGGCGAAGAGGGAACGGACAGACCCGAAGCCTCGGTCGACGCGACAAATTGCGAACCAGGAAACGCAAGTGAAAAAGCAAAACCCCGGACTAATGTTAATAACAGCAACAAGAAGCCGTTCACTGCTCCGATGAGAGAGAGCACGAAGAAGAAAAGGgtagagagaagaagaggagagagaataaagTAG